A single window of Leptospira semungkisensis DNA harbors:
- a CDS encoding UDP-N-acetylmuramate--L-alanine ligase yields the protein MKIHLVGIGGIAMGNLASMLRSLGHEVSGSDAGVYPPMSDKLKEWGIPYAEGFDAERVKGKDLIVIGNAISRGNPEVEEVLNSGLEYASMSSALEKYILAGKKVVVVTGTHGKTTTTFMIHHLLKEVGLRPGLFVGGIRKDGFPGFEFTDGKYFVIEGDEYDTAFFDKASKFLHYRPTYTIMNALDFDHADIFKDIGEIETMFSRLLRLVPGNGKVYYWSGASNLKRICAEASKFVKSEAFEFNKKDSKLVWKKGDLFSGSRVLRPRFFGNHNYRNAEVALRVCEDILKEEKIQNAKEKLLDALETFAGVKRRQEILFESPRSILIEDFAHHPVAVEETIKSVKQRFPGFKIISLFEPRSATSHRNVFQKEYSFAFKGSAVTMITEIFNLKKVSKDNRLDVKKLILKLPKHSGTLPFYCKDPKDLVHKLRKILPQFEKDKILILAMSNGAFGGIYPSLKELVGSRK from the coding sequence TTGAAAATCCATCTTGTCGGTATTGGCGGGATCGCCATGGGAAATTTGGCTTCTATGTTGAGAAGTTTGGGCCACGAGGTCTCTGGCTCCGACGCGGGAGTTTATCCTCCCATGTCCGACAAGTTAAAAGAATGGGGAATTCCATACGCCGAAGGATTCGATGCAGAGAGAGTTAAAGGAAAGGATCTAATCGTAATCGGTAATGCGATCTCTAGAGGAAATCCTGAGGTCGAAGAAGTTTTAAACTCCGGCTTGGAATACGCGTCTATGTCCTCCGCTTTAGAGAAATATATTCTCGCAGGCAAGAAGGTAGTAGTCGTTACCGGAACTCATGGAAAAACCACGACTACCTTTATGATCCATCATCTTTTGAAGGAAGTAGGATTAAGGCCAGGTTTGTTTGTGGGAGGAATCCGCAAGGATGGATTTCCGGGATTCGAATTCACAGATGGAAAATACTTTGTGATCGAAGGAGACGAATACGATACCGCGTTCTTCGATAAGGCCTCTAAGTTCTTACATTATCGTCCTACTTACACGATCATGAACGCATTAGATTTTGATCATGCGGATATTTTCAAAGATATAGGCGAGATAGAGACGATGTTCTCTCGTTTGCTTAGATTAGTTCCAGGAAACGGAAAAGTATATTATTGGTCAGGCGCTTCTAACTTAAAAAGAATCTGCGCAGAAGCTTCCAAGTTCGTAAAATCAGAAGCATTCGAATTCAATAAAAAAGACTCTAAGCTCGTTTGGAAGAAGGGTGATCTATTCTCCGGATCTAGAGTGCTTCGTCCCAGATTCTTCGGAAATCATAACTATAGAAATGCAGAGGTTGCGCTAAGAGTTTGCGAGGATATTCTCAAAGAAGAAAAAATCCAGAACGCAAAAGAAAAACTCTTGGATGCTCTCGAGACTTTTGCTGGAGTCAAGAGAAGACAGGAGATATTATTCGAGTCTCCTCGTAGTATTTTGATCGAAGACTTTGCACATCATCCTGTGGCTGTCGAAGAGACGATCAAATCAGTGAAACAAAGATTTCCTGGATTTAAGATCATCAGCTTATTCGAACCTCGCAGTGCAACTTCTCATAGGAATGTTTTTCAAAAAGAGTACTCTTTTGCATTCAAAGGCTCTGCTGTGACTATGATCACTGAGATCTTCAATCTGAAAAAGGTCTCCAAGGACAATCGCTTGGACGTTAAAAAGCTGATCTTGAAACTTCCCAAGCATTCAGGAACTCTTCCTTTTTACTGCAAAGACCCCAAAGATCTAGTACATAAACTTAGGAAAATCCTTCCCCAATTCGAGAAGGATAAAATCCTGATCTTAGCGATGTCCAATGGGGCATTCGGCGGTATTTATCCTTCCTTAAAGGAATTGGTCGGGTCCAGAAAATGA
- the pheS gene encoding phenylalanine--tRNA ligase subunit alpha, translating to MNLSEELDKIFEEANRLIGSSVDEADLDKNKNEYLGKKGKLTSVLKNLAALSIEEKKTVGQKANDLSRNLEDIVAKTREDLKVKSFREQSEKEWFDALRPLGEAEPGTLHPITKIQYEIEDIFTSMGFEVWDGPEVETDFNNFGALNFTDDHPARDMQDTFYLEDGNLLRTHTSAIQVRALRKLKPPFKIIGPGRVFRYEEVDASHETSFYQIEGMVVGKDISAGNMLYTMEVLLSKVFEKEVKTRLRPGFFPFVEPAFELDINCQVCGGSGCSVCKHSGWLELMPCGLVHPNVFKLNGLDPKEWTGFAFGLGLDRLVMMRYGIHDIRYLHSGNLRFLKQF from the coding sequence ATGAATCTATCGGAAGAATTAGATAAGATCTTTGAAGAAGCCAATCGTTTGATCGGATCTTCCGTAGATGAGGCGGATCTGGACAAAAACAAGAACGAGTATCTTGGCAAGAAGGGCAAGCTTACCTCCGTTCTAAAGAATCTCGCTGCTCTTTCCATCGAGGAGAAGAAGACTGTAGGCCAAAAGGCAAATGATCTTTCTCGCAATTTAGAAGATATCGTAGCAAAGACCAGAGAAGACCTGAAAGTAAAAAGTTTCAGAGAGCAGTCCGAGAAGGAATGGTTCGACGCGCTTAGACCTTTGGGAGAAGCGGAACCAGGAACACTTCATCCAATTACAAAAATCCAATATGAAATAGAGGACATTTTCACCTCTATGGGATTCGAAGTTTGGGATGGTCCGGAAGTAGAGACTGATTTCAATAATTTCGGCGCCTTAAATTTTACGGATGATCACCCTGCAAGAGACATGCAGGACACATTCTATCTAGAAGACGGAAATCTGCTTAGGACTCATACTTCTGCAATTCAAGTAAGAGCATTACGAAAACTGAAACCTCCTTTTAAGATCATAGGTCCTGGTCGAGTCTTTCGTTATGAAGAAGTGGATGCTTCTCACGAGACCAGCTTTTATCAGATAGAAGGAATGGTAGTAGGTAAGGATATTTCTGCGGGAAATATGCTCTATACCATGGAAGTCTTACTCTCCAAAGTTTTTGAAAAAGAAGTCAAGACACGTCTCCGTCCAGGATTCTTTCCTTTCGTAGAACCTGCATTCGAATTAGATATCAATTGCCAGGTTTGTGGTGGAAGTGGCTGCTCCGTATGCAAACACTCCGGCTGGTTAGAGCTCATGCCTTGTGGACTCGTACATCCGAACGTTTTTAAACTGAATGGATTAGATCCGAAAGAATGGACCGGATTCGCTTTCGGGCTCGGACTAGATCGTCTAGTCATGATGCGATACGGGATCCACGATATCCGCTATCTTCATTCCGGAAATCTAAGGTTCTTAAAGCAATTCTAA
- a CDS encoding acyl-CoA thioesterase — MVITPIQTRWNDLDPFAHVNNARYMSYLEIGRVDYCSKRFSIKDIYDVPFLLARIEVDLIKAVELMDPIEVCTCVSKIGNKSWEFTSIIRHVETKETFAKAKTVQVSYDHRNKASVIIPDWIRKILEEDQKKFEEFSLA; from the coding sequence ATGGTAATCACTCCGATCCAAACTCGATGGAACGATTTGGATCCCTTTGCTCACGTCAATAATGCAAGATACATGTCCTATCTCGAGATAGGAAGAGTGGACTATTGCTCAAAAAGATTTTCAATCAAGGATATCTACGATGTTCCTTTCTTACTCGCAAGGATAGAAGTGGATCTGATTAAAGCAGTAGAGTTGATGGATCCGATTGAGGTCTGCACTTGTGTTTCTAAAATAGGGAACAAGTCCTGGGAGTTTACTTCTATCATTCGTCATGTAGAAACCAAGGAAACATTTGCGAAAGCGAAGACTGTTCAGGTTTCCTATGATCATCGCAATAAGGCTTCAGTCATTATTCCTGATTGGATCCGTAAGATCTTAGAAGAAGATCAAAAGAAGTTCGAAGAATTTTCCTTAGCCTGA
- a CDS encoding SRPBCC domain-containing protein, whose product MEIKYEIYIAAKPEEVWKILVSKEESGKIFHGCGIESDFKIGSKYAYIGPGIAGDRTSHVEGKILEIIPNQLLSTSMVVGSVYGAHYADFESRTIYKLEAFGKLTRLILINDQIKEGDPSYQRSADGGWARVLSSIKSLAETGKPLELPMD is encoded by the coding sequence ATGGAAATCAAATATGAGATCTATATAGCTGCGAAGCCTGAAGAAGTTTGGAAGATTCTAGTATCTAAAGAAGAAAGCGGTAAGATCTTTCATGGCTGCGGAATAGAATCCGATTTTAAAATAGGAAGCAAGTACGCCTACATCGGTCCTGGAATTGCAGGAGACAGAACCTCTCACGTAGAAGGAAAGATCTTGGAGATCATTCCAAACCAACTCTTATCCACAAGTATGGTGGTAGGCTCAGTATATGGAGCTCATTATGCTGATTTCGAATCCAGAACTATCTATAAACTGGAGGCCTTTGGAAAATTGACCCGCTTGATCTTGATCAATGATCAGATCAAAGAAGGCGATCCTTCTTACCAACGCTCTGCAGACGGGGGATGGGCAAGAGTGCTTTCGTCCATCAAAAGTTTAGCAGAAACAGGAAAGCCTCTAGAACTTCCGATGGATTAA
- a CDS encoding helix-turn-helix domain-containing protein produces MKTDLRKPRGIIRSMAGENWNLTLSAPSDSLSFYVEHYWSVRWDMSESGPMVQENLPHPTVHLVFEKDNTKIFGVVSGRFTKSLEGKNRVFGIKFRPGAFYPFYKKPVSDFTDKEITIEQVFGVSTKPLEDEVFSLESESDLVHSAEDFLYERLPEEKDENIALINQLVERVIADRSILKVEDLSEISGQGIRNLQRIFNQYVGVSPKWVINRYRMHEILERITENTDWVRLAMDLGYFDQAHFIKDFKRMVGKSPEEYSKSAHSTQLT; encoded by the coding sequence TTGAAAACCGATTTGAGAAAACCTAGAGGGATCATTCGATCCATGGCCGGAGAAAATTGGAATCTTACCTTAAGTGCACCTTCCGATTCTCTCAGCTTTTATGTAGAGCATTATTGGTCTGTTCGATGGGACATGAGTGAATCAGGGCCGATGGTGCAAGAGAATCTTCCTCATCCGACAGTTCATTTAGTATTCGAAAAAGATAATACTAAGATCTTCGGAGTCGTGAGCGGTAGATTTACAAAATCGCTTGAGGGAAAGAACAGAGTCTTCGGTATCAAATTTCGTCCCGGAGCCTTCTATCCATTCTATAAAAAGCCAGTATCCGATTTTACGGACAAAGAGATCACGATTGAGCAAGTTTTCGGGGTTTCTACAAAACCGCTCGAGGACGAGGTTTTCAGTTTAGAGTCTGAATCGGATCTAGTTCATTCCGCAGAAGATTTTTTATACGAAAGACTGCCTGAGGAAAAAGACGAAAATATAGCTCTGATCAATCAACTTGTAGAAAGAGTGATTGCTGATCGTTCCATTCTAAAGGTCGAAGATCTTTCGGAGATCTCGGGACAAGGGATACGCAATCTGCAGAGGATATTCAATCAGTATGTGGGAGTCAGTCCTAAGTGGGTGATCAATCGATACCGTATGCATGAGATCTTAGAAAGGATTACGGAGAATACGGATTGGGTCCGGCTTGCTATGGACCTGGGATATTTTGACCAGGCTCATTTCATCAAAGACTTTAAAAGAATGGTGGGCAAGAGTCCTGAAGAATATTCCAAGAGTGCTCACTCCACACAGTTGACCTGA
- a CDS encoding ankyrin repeat domain-containing protein — protein MNRRNKNKQSWNLLRILSRSIAICILFFSLSVFERSLISKENSIPKIYVHNFKLESGVPKALENRFRNGVINSILHNFEGKYNIADDDSLAALLKQAELKQRQNCSDEICMKQIADAIDADELISGTIFPSDKGYKINLRSQKRDSFALTYTIKTSFDLEFPEYQIDYYSSEAGRKLIDPKYTINFAAAYPGPSDKVEFSHFKIQTDKNGEINALDFKTEDVNAKGLLDAIRPKLSNADELVKEKKYDRSVSEYTQILAALEERLSEKSKKEISDYLKAIRSKISTSYFLSYKDSLTDLDSKATQGGEASALKSLNSDYKKLKHSYLNKAPEPYRLKEFEKALDDRIEKMNFAIFGLEEKEGDRKYSDFDFTGAIQSYRSIRNELSKLKNNLDFTALKARIERKIVTSEITGRSYLQSKLSGYYQSLEKSFLAEGLESDPEQKRIYTEKIRDGFRAVLETLGRSEFVSEEQIKYFNQFRNKTASKVGENLFDQSKADILLLEAIDKKSKIEIDACIKLGANPNTIDSNSNKTAAEKLASNDTILIGADSLKTLRNSLKANSDLDLQFFESIRQRNLDEIVRFVLRGSDPNTKDYLGNTPLHKAAGFGYYEVSSFLLQIGAELNSKNGDGETPLHRAVAHGFYELAGLFLRSGANPNVTRNDGMTPLHLSVNYPEIIVMLLQRGADVNMKNDDGWTPLHKAAESGDQEALKLLLRAGARVNEKDNNGWTPMDWAVQKDRYENPNIVKILKTAGAECQVNCVE, from the coding sequence ATGAATCGCAGGAATAAGAATAAACAATCTTGGAACCTTTTGCGAATTCTTTCGAGATCTATTGCGATTTGCATTCTATTCTTTTCTCTTTCCGTTTTTGAAAGATCTCTTATTTCAAAAGAAAATTCTATACCAAAAATCTATGTGCACAATTTCAAATTAGAGTCCGGAGTACCAAAAGCTTTAGAGAATCGGTTTAGGAATGGAGTAATCAATTCTATCCTGCATAATTTCGAAGGAAAATACAATATTGCGGATGATGATTCTTTAGCGGCTCTTCTCAAACAAGCAGAGTTGAAACAAAGGCAAAATTGCAGCGATGAGATTTGTATGAAGCAGATCGCGGACGCGATAGACGCAGATGAATTGATCTCAGGAACCATATTCCCATCGGACAAAGGGTATAAAATTAATTTACGTTCTCAAAAAAGAGATTCTTTCGCGCTAACCTATACCATCAAAACTTCTTTCGATCTAGAGTTTCCTGAATATCAGATCGATTACTATTCTTCGGAGGCAGGACGTAAACTCATAGATCCAAAGTATACGATCAATTTCGCGGCTGCTTATCCGGGACCTAGCGATAAGGTGGAGTTCTCTCATTTCAAGATACAAACCGATAAAAACGGCGAGATCAATGCCTTAGATTTCAAAACGGAAGATGTAAATGCAAAAGGTCTCTTGGATGCGATACGACCCAAGCTTTCCAATGCGGACGAACTCGTTAAGGAAAAGAAATACGATCGATCCGTTTCTGAATATACTCAGATCTTAGCTGCTTTAGAAGAAAGATTATCTGAAAAATCAAAGAAGGAAATTTCAGATTACTTGAAGGCGATTCGTTCCAAGATCTCTACTTCTTATTTCTTATCTTACAAAGATTCTTTGACCGATCTGGATTCCAAGGCAACGCAAGGAGGAGAAGCCTCGGCCTTAAAGAGCCTAAATTCGGATTACAAAAAGCTAAAGCATTCTTATCTAAATAAAGCCCCGGAACCATATCGTTTAAAGGAATTCGAAAAAGCGTTAGATGATCGGATCGAGAAAATGAATTTTGCAATTTTCGGTTTGGAGGAGAAGGAAGGAGACCGCAAATACTCTGACTTCGACTTTACTGGAGCCATCCAGAGTTACAGATCTATTCGAAACGAACTCTCGAAACTGAAAAACAATCTAGACTTCACTGCTTTGAAAGCGAGAATTGAAAGAAAGATAGTTACCTCCGAGATCACCGGACGTTCTTATCTGCAAAGTAAACTCTCCGGATATTATCAAAGTTTGGAGAAGTCTTTCTTAGCAGAAGGATTAGAATCCGATCCTGAACAAAAAAGGATCTACACTGAAAAGATACGAGACGGTTTCAGAGCAGTGTTGGAGACTCTTGGTAGATCTGAGTTCGTTTCGGAGGAACAGATTAAATATTTTAATCAGTTCCGAAATAAGACCGCCTCAAAGGTGGGAGAGAATTTATTCGATCAATCTAAAGCAGACATTCTTCTCTTGGAAGCCATCGATAAAAAATCCAAGATCGAAATAGATGCCTGTATTAAACTCGGGGCAAATCCAAATACCATCGATTCCAATTCAAATAAGACTGCAGCTGAGAAATTGGCGAGCAATGATACAATTCTGATCGGTGCGGATTCTTTAAAGACACTTAGAAATTCCTTAAAGGCAAATTCAGATCTGGATCTGCAATTCTTTGAATCCATTCGCCAAAGAAATCTAGATGAGATAGTTCGCTTCGTATTGAGAGGTTCTGATCCAAATACAAAAGACTATTTGGGAAACACTCCTCTTCATAAGGCAGCAGGTTTCGGTTACTATGAGGTCTCCAGTTTTCTTTTACAAATCGGTGCTGAATTGAATTCAAAGAACGGAGATGGAGAAACTCCCCTTCACAGAGCGGTTGCTCATGGCTTCTATGAACTTGCAGGTTTGTTCTTGAGATCTGGCGCGAATCCAAATGTCACTCGTAACGATGGAATGACTCCTTTACATCTCTCCGTAAATTATCCGGAGATAATTGTGATGCTGCTTCAAAGAGGCGCTGACGTAAACATGAAGAATGACGACGGATGGACGCCTTTGCATAAGGCTGCAGAAAGCGGTGATCAGGAAGCCTTGAAACTTCTTCTTAGAGCTGGTGCCAGAGTCAATGAGAAGGACAATAACGGTTGGACCCCTATGGACTGGGCCGTTCAGAAAGATAGATACGAAAATCCTAATATAGTAAAGATCTTAAAGACTGCGGGAGCAGAATGTCAGGTCAACTGTGTGGAGTGA
- a CDS encoding TlpA family protein disulfide reductase — translation MKILAQILIYLLLSVSVYAQSTKEIPNIPLYTLDMERKTLYQELETLKEGDLVIINFTSSNCPPCKEEVPNLLDYSKKWNSSNSKPRLHLWIVFLGDDAISASEFAKNLGVRKPALVYYDSFQTSMRILDFPGTPTTFVLKKKEILFKEFGYTEANWSKMISVIENRR, via the coding sequence ATGAAGATCCTCGCGCAAATTCTGATCTATCTACTTCTAAGCGTAAGTGTCTATGCACAGAGCACGAAAGAGATCCCGAATATTCCTCTCTATACTCTGGACATGGAGAGAAAAACTCTCTATCAGGAACTAGAAACTTTGAAAGAAGGAGATCTTGTAATCATCAATTTCACGAGCTCGAACTGTCCTCCTTGCAAAGAAGAAGTCCCGAATCTATTAGATTATTCTAAAAAATGGAATTCTTCGAACTCTAAGCCTAGACTGCATCTTTGGATCGTATTTTTAGGCGACGACGCGATCTCTGCTTCCGAATTTGCAAAGAATCTAGGAGTAAGAAAGCCTGCCTTGGTTTATTATGATAGTTTCCAGACCAGTATGAGGATCTTGGATTTTCCCGGAACTCCAACTACATTCGTGCTCAAAAAGAAAGAGATCCTATTCAAAGAATTCGGTTATACGGAAGCGAATTGGTCCAAAATGATTTCCGTCATCGAGAATAGGAGATAA
- a CDS encoding acetyl-CoA acetyltransferase has product MKDAVYVLGGEQTDFQRNWTKEGKTFMSLFREAVQDGLEKVGLTPDEIKKLNKQNRIGVFVGNFDGEQYAVQGHLGAFLTEVDPCFYGVPGARYEAACASGSVALDAAQTKLRSKDYDVAIVVGMEIMKTVSSSVGGDFLGTAAYYEKEAKGVQFPFPKLFGKLADVLLERYKLDEKRYMGALAEISRINYANAKRNPKAQTRSWFMNKEHANTRGGEFNMAVGGRLAITDCSQVTDGAALVVLANKNYAEEFAKKKGTKLSAYPKIKGWGHRVAPITFEAKVAESKGDKWVLPWTRQTVKDAYDRSGLNTKDIDVFETHDCFTSSEYAAISAFGITQPGKEHEAIEDGVIDFTGKKPINPSGGLIGAGHPVGASGVRMMLDIYKQVTGTAGDYQVEGAKNGLMLNIGGSATTNYVFVVGK; this is encoded by the coding sequence ATGAAAGACGCAGTTTACGTACTCGGCGGAGAACAAACAGACTTTCAGCGTAACTGGACCAAAGAAGGAAAAACCTTCATGTCCTTATTCCGCGAAGCCGTGCAAGACGGATTAGAAAAAGTCGGTCTTACTCCTGACGAAATCAAAAAATTGAATAAGCAAAATCGTATCGGAGTATTCGTAGGAAACTTCGACGGAGAGCAATATGCTGTCCAAGGACATTTGGGTGCTTTCTTAACAGAAGTTGATCCTTGTTTCTACGGAGTTCCTGGAGCTCGTTATGAAGCAGCTTGTGCTTCCGGCTCTGTCGCTCTGGACGCTGCTCAAACCAAACTTCGTTCCAAAGACTATGATGTTGCAATCGTAGTGGGAATGGAAATCATGAAGACTGTTTCTTCTTCTGTAGGTGGTGACTTCTTAGGAACTGCAGCTTACTACGAAAAAGAAGCAAAGGGAGTTCAATTCCCTTTCCCTAAACTTTTCGGAAAACTCGCAGACGTTCTCTTAGAGCGTTACAAGTTGGATGAGAAGCGTTATATGGGAGCTCTTGCTGAAATTTCTCGTATCAATTACGCTAACGCAAAACGTAACCCGAAAGCACAGACACGTTCTTGGTTCATGAACAAAGAACATGCGAACACTCGTGGCGGAGAATTCAATATGGCAGTGGGTGGACGCCTTGCGATCACCGACTGTTCTCAGGTAACCGACGGTGCTGCTCTCGTAGTTCTCGCAAACAAAAACTACGCCGAAGAATTCGCTAAGAAGAAAGGAACTAAACTTTCCGCTTATCCTAAGATCAAAGGTTGGGGACACAGAGTGGCTCCGATCACTTTCGAAGCAAAGGTTGCTGAATCTAAAGGAGACAAATGGGTTCTCCCTTGGACTCGTCAAACTGTGAAAGATGCATACGATCGTTCCGGTCTGAACACTAAGGACATCGATGTGTTTGAAACTCATGACTGCTTCACTTCTTCCGAGTATGCTGCAATCTCTGCATTCGGTATCACTCAACCTGGTAAAGAACACGAAGCGATCGAAGATGGCGTTATCGACTTTACTGGTAAGAAACCAATCAATCCTTCCGGAGGACTGATCGGAGCGGGACACCCAGTGGGCGCTTCCGGTGTGAGAATGATGTTAGACATCTACAAACAAGTCACTGGAACTGCTGGCGACTACCAAGTAGAAGGAGCTAAAAACGGACTGATGCTCAATATCGGAGGATCAGCAACCACCAACTACGTGTTCGTAGTAGGAAAATAA
- a CDS encoding 3-hydroxyacyl-CoA dehydrogenase family protein — protein sequence MREIKTVTVLGANGTMGAGSAAIVAAFGKAKVHMLARDVNKAKEGIEKAISSIKTDTIRPRLIPGSYDQDLEKAVSESDWVFELVAESYEVKEPINKRIAKARKPGTIVSTVSSGLSIARLADAFDEDGKKHYYGTHFFNPPYKMILCELVTHAGNDKKVTKKLGEYLAKTLGRAVVYTNDTPAFAGNRIGFQLINEAAIKAEEYSDKGGIALIDAIMSGYTGRAMAPLDTADFVGLDVHKAIVDNLYEMTKDAAHSTFKLPGYFQKLIDRGDLGRKSGQGLYKMTKTPEGKKEKLYYDIKGDLFVPVPKFDIPFIKEANRRMGEADYIGAMNIVKEAKGLEADIARYFIARYVSYSLSLVGEVVETKEMTDLAMGTGFNWAPASAFVDFLGGPKEAISLITKAKLPVPEILAKAKAGKPFYQLKDILDARSLFKG from the coding sequence ATGAGGGAAATCAAAACCGTAACCGTCCTTGGCGCTAATGGGACTATGGGCGCCGGATCCGCAGCTATTGTGGCAGCCTTTGGAAAGGCAAAAGTTCACATGCTGGCTCGGGACGTAAATAAAGCTAAAGAAGGGATCGAGAAAGCAATTTCTTCCATCAAAACGGATACGATCCGTCCTAGATTAATTCCCGGTTCTTATGACCAAGATTTGGAAAAAGCTGTTTCTGAATCCGATTGGGTTTTCGAACTCGTCGCCGAAAGCTATGAAGTAAAAGAGCCGATCAATAAGAGGATCGCTAAGGCTCGTAAACCCGGCACAATCGTTTCCACGGTTTCTTCCGGACTTTCTATCGCTCGTCTGGCTGATGCTTTTGACGAAGACGGAAAGAAACACTATTACGGAACTCACTTCTTCAACCCTCCGTACAAAATGATCCTTTGCGAATTAGTGACTCACGCAGGGAACGATAAAAAAGTTACCAAGAAATTAGGAGAATATCTCGCTAAGACCCTTGGACGCGCAGTCGTTTATACGAACGATACTCCTGCGTTTGCCGGTAACAGAATCGGATTCCAGCTTATTAACGAGGCTGCCATCAAAGCGGAAGAATATTCCGACAAAGGTGGTATCGCGCTAATCGATGCAATCATGAGCGGTTACACCGGAAGAGCAATGGCTCCTCTGGACACTGCTGACTTCGTTGGTTTGGACGTGCACAAAGCAATCGTAGACAACCTCTATGAGATGACTAAGGACGCGGCTCATTCTACATTCAAACTTCCTGGTTATTTCCAGAAGCTGATCGATCGCGGAGACTTAGGAAGAAAATCGGGACAAGGTCTTTACAAAATGACCAAGACTCCTGAAGGAAAAAAAGAGAAGCTTTACTACGATATCAAAGGCGATCTTTTTGTTCCGGTTCCTAAATTCGATATTCCTTTCATCAAAGAAGCAAACCGCAGAATGGGTGAGGCAGATTATATCGGTGCTATGAACATAGTGAAAGAAGCAAAAGGACTCGAAGCGGATATCGCTCGTTACTTCATCGCTCGCTATGTAAGCTACTCTCTTTCTCTCGTAGGAGAAGTTGTAGAGACAAAGGAAATGACTGACCTTGCAATGGGAACAGGATTTAATTGGGCTCCAGCATCTGCATTCGTAGACTTCTTAGGCGGACCTAAGGAAGCAATCAGTCTAATCACTAAGGCTAAACTTCCGGTACCGGAAATATTGGCAAAGGCGAAAGCAGGAAAACCTTTCTATCAACTGAAAGACATCCTGGATGCTCGTTCTCTTTTTAAAGGATAA